One window from the genome of Candidatus Manganitrophaceae bacterium encodes:
- a CDS encoding DHA2 family efflux MFS transporter permease subunit, with protein sequence MADPARTPHPSINPWVIAITVMSSTFMEILDTTVVNVSLPHIAGNLSATVDESTWVLTSYLVANAIILPLTGWLANFFGRKRFLIAAVAGFTAASFLCGLAPNLQTLILFRIIQGAAGGALQPLSQAILLEAFPPEGRGKAMGFWGLGVVTAPILGPVLGGWLTDNYSWRWVFYINLPVGIVSILMTRLFIFDPAYIRRGSARIDYGGIGLLAVGIGALQIVLDKGQEDDWFASHSITTLSIISAAALLVFLIYELRVRSPVVNLRVFKLPTYSTGVFLMTMLGFVLYGSLVLLPLFLQTLLGYPALQAGIAMAPRGVGSFIAMPIIGIIMSRFDPRKLLGVGLLSASGTLFWLSRLNLNAGYWDIFWPQFIQGIAFGLLFVPLTTITMDPIAREQMGNATSIFNLMRNIGGSVGISLATTILARREQLYINLLGGHVNPYNLQSQMTVQGLQGRLAMGGSDPLTAERQAYGILFGMVQRQAAMLSFNELFQLMGIIFLAVVPFLLLMRRPKAQAGGMPAH encoded by the coding sequence ATGGCCGATCCAGCAAGAACGCCGCACCCTTCAATCAATCCCTGGGTGATCGCCATCACCGTCATGTCGAGCACGTTCATGGAGATCCTCGACACCACGGTGGTCAACGTCTCGCTCCCGCATATTGCCGGGAATCTCTCCGCCACGGTCGATGAGTCGACCTGGGTCCTGACCTCGTATCTGGTCGCCAACGCCATCATTCTTCCCCTCACTGGATGGCTGGCGAATTTCTTCGGCCGAAAACGGTTTCTCATCGCCGCCGTCGCCGGATTCACGGCGGCCTCTTTCCTCTGCGGGCTTGCCCCGAATTTACAGACGCTGATCCTCTTCCGGATCATTCAGGGGGCGGCCGGCGGCGCCCTGCAGCCGCTCTCGCAGGCGATTCTGCTCGAAGCGTTCCCCCCGGAGGGCCGCGGGAAGGCGATGGGATTCTGGGGATTGGGGGTCGTAACCGCGCCGATCCTCGGACCGGTCCTCGGCGGGTGGCTGACCGACAACTACAGCTGGCGCTGGGTCTTCTACATCAATCTTCCGGTCGGCATTGTCTCTATTTTAATGACGCGGCTCTTCATCTTCGATCCGGCGTATATTCGAAGGGGATCGGCCCGAATCGACTACGGGGGGATCGGCCTGCTGGCGGTCGGAATCGGCGCGCTGCAGATCGTTCTCGATAAAGGACAGGAAGACGACTGGTTTGCCTCTCACTCCATTACGACGCTCAGCATCATCTCCGCCGCGGCGCTGCTCGTTTTTCTAATTTATGAGCTTCGGGTCCGATCGCCGGTGGTCAACCTGCGGGTCTTCAAGCTCCCGACCTATTCAACCGGCGTTTTTCTGATGACGATGCTCGGCTTCGTCCTTTATGGGAGCTTGGTCCTCCTTCCGCTCTTCCTTCAGACCCTGCTCGGGTATCCGGCGCTGCAGGCCGGCATCGCCATGGCCCCCCGCGGCGTCGGTTCCTTTATCGCCATGCCGATTATCGGGATAATTATGTCGCGGTTCGACCCGAGAAAACTGTTAGGGGTGGGGTTGCTCTCCGCCAGCGGGACCCTCTTCTGGCTGTCGCGATTGAACCTGAACGCCGGCTACTGGGACATCTTCTGGCCGCAGTTTATTCAAGGAATCGCTTTTGGACTCCTCTTTGTCCCGCTGACGACGATTACGATGGATCCGATTGCGCGGGAGCAGATGGGCAATGCCACCAGCATTTTTAATCTCATGCGCAACATCGGCGGCAGCGTCGGGATCTCCCTTGCAACGACGATTCTCGCCCGCCGGGAGCAGCTTTATATTAACCTCCTCGGCGGCCATGTGAATCCGTACAACCTTCAATCCCAGATGACGGTGCAGGGGCTGCAGGGGAGGCTCGCGATGGGGGGGTCGGATCCCCTGACGGCCGAGCGGCAGGCCTATGGGATTCTCTTCGGGATGGTGCAGCGCCAGGCGGCGATGCTCTCTTTTAATGAGCTGTTCCAGCTGATGGGGATCATCTTTCTGGCGGTGGTCCCTTTTCTCCTCCTGATGAGAAGACCCAAGGCACAGGCAGGGGGAATGCCGGCGCATTAA